One Ramlibacter pinisoli genomic region harbors:
- a CDS encoding c-type cytochrome — protein MATFRQWGWWAAIAAAGAATQAAAQAPGSLERGRYLMQTVVACGNCHFQRGPQGQPLPEKGLSGGMLFDEPPFKAYASNITPDPETGIGKWTDAQLAKAIREGIRPDGRVIGPPMPIEFYRHLADDDLAALIAYLRAQPPVKNAVPASTYTMPLPPNYGPPVKSVTAPPRSDKVKYGRYLADIAHCMECHTPRNDKGMLETARRGAGGQVFKGPWGASVSRNLTPHPSGLKGWSDAEIAKAIRTGMDRQGKPYRPPMGFGFYEGISEPDMAALVAYLRSLKPLPFAGAQK, from the coding sequence ATGGCAACGTTCAGGCAGTGGGGATGGTGGGCAGCGATCGCGGCGGCCGGCGCGGCCACCCAGGCGGCGGCACAGGCGCCCGGCTCGCTGGAGCGCGGCCGCTACCTGATGCAGACGGTGGTGGCCTGCGGCAACTGCCACTTCCAGCGCGGGCCGCAGGGCCAGCCGCTGCCCGAGAAGGGCCTGTCGGGCGGCATGCTGTTCGACGAGCCGCCCTTCAAGGCCTACGCCTCCAACATCACGCCCGACCCCGAGACCGGCATCGGCAAGTGGACCGATGCCCAGCTGGCCAAGGCCATCCGGGAAGGCATCCGCCCCGACGGCCGCGTGATCGGCCCGCCGATGCCGATCGAGTTCTACCGCCACCTGGCCGACGACGACCTGGCGGCCCTCATCGCCTACCTGCGCGCCCAGCCGCCGGTGAAGAACGCGGTGCCCGCGTCCACCTACACCATGCCGCTGCCGCCCAACTACGGCCCGCCGGTGAAGTCGGTGACGGCGCCGCCGCGCAGCGACAAGGTGAAGTACGGCCGGTACCTGGCCGACATCGCCCACTGCATGGAGTGCCACACCCCGCGCAACGACAAGGGCATGCTGGAAACGGCCCGGCGCGGCGCCGGCGGCCAGGTGTTCAAGGGTCCCTGGGGCGCCAGCGTCTCGCGCAACCTCACGCCGCACCCGAGCGGCCTGAAGGGCTGGAGCGACGCCGAGATCGCCAAGGCCATCCGCACCGGCATGGATCGCCAGGGCAAGCCCTACCGGCCGCCCATGGGTTTCGGCTTCTACGAGGGGATCAGCGAGCCCGACATGGCGGCGCTGGTGGCCTACCTGCGCTCGCTCAAGCCGCTGCCGTTCGCCGGGGCGCAGAAGTAG
- a CDS encoding MaoC/PaaZ C-terminal domain-containing protein, whose translation MIQLPYGELAIGQKARSRGRTITETDVVNFCGLTGNWLAIHADAEYAKKSLYGQRVVQGGLVFVVANALFGFEPAVVEAFYGVDKLRFLKPTFIGDTLHAESEVIALRDKGERHGIATTRLTAVNQRDETVLSCEFSLLIRRERLPAE comes from the coding sequence ATGATCCAGCTGCCCTACGGCGAGCTCGCGATCGGCCAGAAGGCCCGGTCGCGCGGTCGCACCATCACCGAAACCGACGTCGTCAACTTCTGCGGCCTGACCGGCAACTGGCTGGCGATCCACGCCGACGCCGAGTACGCCAAGAAATCGCTCTACGGCCAGCGCGTGGTGCAGGGCGGGCTGGTGTTCGTCGTGGCCAACGCGCTGTTCGGCTTCGAGCCGGCGGTGGTCGAGGCCTTCTACGGCGTCGACAAGCTGCGCTTCCTCAAGCCCACCTTCATCGGCGACACCCTGCACGCCGAGAGCGAGGTGATCGCGTTGCGCGACAAGGGCGAACGCCACGGCATCGCCACCACGCGCCTGACCGCCGTCAACCAGCGCGACGAAACCGTGCTCAGCTGCGAGTTCAGCCTGCTGATCCGCCGCGAGCGCCTGCCGGCCGAGTGA
- a CDS encoding Bug family tripartite tricarboxylate transporter substrate binding protein, whose translation MTSRRTLHKLLLGALVAAAAGSASAQAQGFPNRPLRFVVPFGAGTTTDLAARFIAKHVTDATRQPVVVDNKPGANGFIALQYVLSQPADGYTIVIGTNTTHAANASLFRKLPYDPVADFVPLSGVIIGGVVLAISANTPANNVQELVALAKSRPGKMTFGSGNSSSRAGGEVFKELAGVDILHVPYKTLPMAITDVMGGQIDMVFGDAPAIMPLVRGGKLKALGVSTRNRMPGYETIPTVAEQGVPGYEVSGWLAAFAPKGTPNDIADRLNALIVSAMKTPEAAKYFGENAWTPIPGTREELAKFQRAEIDRWNRLVKNAGIEPE comes from the coding sequence ATGACTTCCCGACGCACCCTCCACAAGCTGCTGCTCGGCGCCCTGGTGGCCGCCGCCGCCGGCAGCGCCAGCGCCCAGGCACAGGGCTTCCCCAACCGCCCGCTGCGCTTCGTCGTGCCCTTCGGCGCCGGCACCACCACCGACCTGGCGGCACGCTTCATCGCCAAGCACGTGACCGACGCCACCCGCCAGCCGGTGGTGGTGGACAACAAGCCGGGCGCCAACGGCTTCATCGCGCTGCAGTACGTGCTGAGCCAGCCGGCCGACGGCTACACCATCGTCATCGGCACCAACACCACGCATGCCGCCAACGCCAGCCTGTTCAGGAAGCTGCCGTACGACCCGGTGGCCGACTTCGTGCCGCTCAGCGGCGTGATCATCGGCGGCGTGGTGCTGGCCATCAGCGCGAACACGCCGGCCAACAACGTGCAGGAGCTGGTGGCGCTGGCCAAGTCCAGGCCCGGCAAGATGACCTTCGGCAGCGGCAACTCGTCCTCGCGCGCCGGCGGCGAGGTCTTCAAGGAACTGGCGGGCGTGGACATCCTGCACGTGCCGTACAAGACCCTGCCGATGGCCATCACCGACGTGATGGGCGGCCAGATCGACATGGTGTTCGGCGACGCCCCGGCCATCATGCCGCTGGTGCGCGGCGGCAAGCTCAAGGCGCTGGGGGTGTCGACCCGCAACCGCATGCCGGGCTACGAGACCATCCCCACCGTCGCCGAGCAGGGCGTGCCCGGCTACGAGGTGTCGGGCTGGCTGGCCGCGTTCGCGCCCAAGGGAACGCCCAACGACATCGCCGACAGGCTCAACGCCCTGATCGTCAGCGCGATGAAGACGCCCGAGGCGGCCAAGTACTTCGGCGAGAACGCCTGGACGCCGATCCCGGGCACGCGCGAGGAGCTGGCCAAGTTCCAGCGCGCCGAGATCGACCGCTGGAACCGGCTGGTGAAGAACGCCGGCATCGAACCCGAGTGA
- a CDS encoding IclR family transcriptional regulator, which produces MRRRTVALAAAGPAGGDDKIDSLQRGLEVLRCFQPGEGLLAVADIARRLALPKPTTRRLLDTLAQHGFVLRSPGGESYGLHVASFVVGQAVLNGSPMVRQAQPLLQGLADRFAAHALLCVGDRRDMLVLAHRAAPGAPAWSVGAGLRLPIADTAVGHAWLWAQPATVQSAWMAHLREAGSGGAAEVWKAFHTIEASGTCESVRPERRQSLLLAAPVVWRDGATAVLACACGADAEAAAQLRPEVSRALVEAAAVLRDQVGRSGA; this is translated from the coding sequence ATGCGGCGGCGCACGGTTGCGCTGGCCGCTGCGGGCCCGGCCGGCGGCGACGACAAGATCGATTCGCTGCAGCGCGGGCTGGAGGTGCTGCGCTGCTTCCAGCCCGGCGAAGGCCTGCTGGCGGTGGCCGACATCGCCCGCCGCCTGGCACTGCCCAAGCCGACCACGCGCCGCCTGCTCGACACGCTGGCGCAGCACGGCTTCGTGCTGCGCTCCCCCGGCGGCGAGAGCTACGGCCTGCACGTGGCCAGCTTCGTGGTTGGGCAGGCGGTGCTGAACGGCTCGCCCATGGTGCGCCAGGCGCAGCCGCTGCTGCAGGGCCTGGCCGACCGGTTCGCGGCCCACGCCCTGCTGTGCGTGGGCGACCGGCGCGACATGCTGGTGCTGGCCCACCGCGCCGCCCCCGGTGCGCCGGCCTGGTCGGTCGGCGCCGGCCTGCGGCTGCCGATCGCCGACACCGCGGTGGGCCATGCCTGGCTGTGGGCCCAGCCGGCGACGGTGCAGAGCGCGTGGATGGCGCACCTGCGCGAGGCCGGCAGCGGCGGCGCGGCCGAGGTCTGGAAGGCCTTCCACACCATCGAGGCCTCCGGCACCTGCGAATCGGTCCGCCCGGAGCGGCGCCAGTCCCTGCTGCTGGCGGCACCGGTGGTGTGGCGCGACGGCGCGACCGCGGTGCTCGCCTGCGCGTGCGGCGCCGATGCCGAGGCGGCAGCGCAGCTGCGCCCGGAGGTGTCGCGGGCGCTGGTCGAGGCCGCGGCGGTGCTGCGCGACCAGGTCGGCCGGTCCGGCGCCTGA
- a CDS encoding acyl-CoA dehydrogenase family protein: protein MDFLTDEQVLWRDTVARVMENEIGREYVRTCDTERAYPYEAYEKVARLGWLRLLIPEEQGGDGGTIFDYALMCEGLARYGFDFATAFMVSTFTGMNIVKFGTPQQREKYLPAFMRGDLRFSISISEPSAGSDAASTRTRAEHGDNGWTIRGQKLWCSGAAARNVVIAMLVRSDKEARKHHGLSVLLVPNDTPGLDIRRLPTMARRATGTTEIFVDGAVVPDANLLGQAGDGWHIITDHLELERIAVAAAYVGNAQQAVTDALKYAHERIQFERAIYEFQVIRHMLADMQTAVDAARLMVYRAADMASRGVPCTREVSMAKLIASETLQTVTRQGMQILGGHGMLPEADMERYFREGMQATIGGGTSQIQRTIIAKALRI, encoded by the coding sequence ATGGACTTCCTGACCGACGAACAAGTGCTGTGGCGCGACACCGTCGCCCGCGTGATGGAAAACGAGATCGGGCGCGAGTACGTGCGCACCTGCGACACCGAGCGCGCCTATCCCTACGAGGCCTACGAGAAGGTGGCCCGGCTCGGCTGGCTGCGCCTGCTGATCCCCGAGGAGCAGGGCGGCGACGGCGGCACCATCTTCGACTACGCGTTGATGTGCGAGGGCCTGGCGCGCTACGGCTTCGACTTCGCCACCGCCTTCATGGTGTCGACCTTCACCGGCATGAACATCGTGAAGTTCGGCACCCCGCAGCAACGGGAGAAGTACCTGCCGGCCTTCATGCGCGGCGACCTGCGGTTCTCGATCTCCATCTCCGAGCCCTCGGCCGGCTCCGACGCCGCGTCCACCCGCACCCGCGCCGAGCACGGCGACAACGGCTGGACCATCCGCGGCCAGAAGCTGTGGTGCTCCGGCGCGGCGGCCAGGAACGTGGTGATCGCGATGCTGGTGCGCAGCGACAAGGAAGCCAGGAAGCACCACGGCCTGTCGGTGCTGCTGGTGCCCAACGACACCCCGGGGCTGGACATCCGCCGGCTGCCGACCATGGCGCGGCGCGCCACCGGCACGACCGAGATCTTCGTCGACGGCGCCGTGGTGCCCGACGCCAACCTGCTGGGCCAGGCGGGCGACGGCTGGCACATCATCACCGACCACCTGGAGCTCGAGCGCATCGCGGTGGCCGCGGCCTACGTGGGCAACGCCCAGCAGGCCGTGACCGACGCGCTGAAGTACGCCCACGAGCGCATCCAGTTCGAGCGCGCGATCTACGAGTTCCAGGTCATCCGCCACATGCTGGCCGACATGCAGACCGCCGTCGACGCGGCGCGGCTGATGGTCTACCGCGCCGCCGACATGGCCTCGCGCGGGGTGCCGTGCACGCGCGAGGTGAGCATGGCCAAGCTGATCGCCTCGGAGACGCTGCAGACGGTCACCCGCCAGGGCATGCAGATCCTGGGCGGCCACGGCATGCTGCCGGAGGCCGACATGGAGCGCTATTTCCGCGAGGGCATGCAGGCCACCATCGGCGGCGGCACCTCGCAGATCCAGCGCACCATCATCGCCAAGGCGCTGCGCATCTGA
- a CDS encoding FAS1-like dehydratase domain-containing protein, with product MSTTTASADTGWDQAPVMGMGLHWDDVRIGQRFRTLGRTITEADITLFVGVTGMVEEMFTNLEYIQAESKIGARPVPGSLVFCICEGLLMQSTMQRTGMAFLECDLRILKPTVAGDTLHVQCEVAEARATSKPGRGLLRTFNRVVNQRGEVVATYNPLRMVKGRQTT from the coding sequence ATGAGCACCACGACCGCCAGCGCCGACACCGGCTGGGACCAGGCGCCCGTGATGGGCATGGGCCTGCACTGGGACGACGTGCGGATCGGCCAGCGCTTCCGCACCCTGGGCCGCACCATCACCGAGGCCGACATCACGCTGTTCGTCGGCGTGACCGGCATGGTCGAGGAGATGTTCACCAACCTCGAGTACATCCAGGCCGAGTCGAAGATCGGTGCCCGTCCGGTGCCCGGCTCGCTGGTGTTCTGCATCTGCGAGGGGCTGCTGATGCAGTCGACCATGCAGCGCACCGGCATGGCCTTCCTCGAATGCGACCTGCGCATCCTCAAGCCCACCGTCGCCGGCGACACCCTGCACGTGCAGTGCGAGGTGGCCGAGGCGCGCGCCACCAGCAAGCCCGGCCGCGGCCTGCTGCGCACCTTCAACCGCGTGGTGAACCAGCGCGGCGAGGTGGTGGCCACCTACAACCCCCTGCGCATGGTCAAAGGCCGGCAGACAACATGA
- a CDS encoding helix-turn-helix domain-containing protein yields the protein MSSSLGVYPEGADDRSDGGVRVLARGLVLLQAFSPRNQPRSNGDLAELCALPKATVSRITATLTRLGYLDYLPGPAQYRLGYGALALGFGVLSTLDVRVRARAHMQRFAEQNDLLVVLAVRDRLAMVCQEVCRGRGALTIRVGVGSRLALPHSAMGRAWIASLPPAGYEALLRELPPAYDPAALRPHFEEAATEIRASGYCVTVSSLEPDVNSLGTLVDLPQAPGQYVLGCSVPAFRYPPERCRQEIGPRLLELRQAIQDDLAAGLLQGEA from the coding sequence GTGAGCAGCTCTCTCGGTGTTTACCCTGAAGGGGCCGATGACCGGTCCGACGGCGGGGTGCGGGTGCTGGCGCGCGGCCTGGTGCTGCTGCAGGCCTTCAGCCCGCGCAACCAGCCGCGTTCCAACGGCGATCTGGCCGAGCTGTGCGCGCTGCCCAAGGCCACGGTCTCGCGCATCACGGCCACGCTCACCCGGCTGGGCTACCTCGACTACCTGCCCGGGCCGGCGCAGTACCGGCTCGGCTACGGCGCGCTGGCGCTGGGGTTCGGCGTGCTCTCGACCCTGGACGTGCGGGTGCGGGCGCGGGCCCACATGCAGCGCTTCGCCGAGCAGAACGACCTGCTGGTGGTGCTGGCCGTGCGCGACCGGCTGGCCATGGTGTGCCAGGAGGTGTGCCGCGGCCGCGGCGCCCTGACCATCCGGGTCGGCGTGGGCTCGCGGCTGGCGCTGCCGCATTCGGCCATGGGCCGGGCCTGGATCGCCTCGCTGCCGCCGGCCGGCTACGAAGCCCTGCTGCGCGAGCTGCCGCCGGCCTACGACCCCGCCGCCCTGCGCCCGCATTTCGAGGAGGCCGCGACCGAGATCCGCGCCAGCGGCTACTGCGTGACCGTCAGTTCGCTGGAGCCCGACGTGAACAGCCTGGGCACCCTGGTCGACCTGCCGCAGGCGCCCGGCCAGTACGTGCTGGGCTGCTCGGTGCCGGCGTTCCGCTACCCGCCCGAGCGCTGCCGGCAGGAGATCGGGCCGCGCCTGCTGGAACTGCGGCAAGCGATCCAGGACGACCTGGCCGCCGGCCTGCTGCAGGGGGAGGCCTGA
- a CDS encoding enoyl-CoA hydratase/isomerase family protein: MTPANPSAEADFTVQFAVADGVATVTLNRPERRNALSMAANRRLFQLWGQIDADPAIRAVILTSADCGTFCAGMDLQEAAELRRSTGRDILDLLDDPFYERMRQVRVPVIAAMTGHFTAAGMVLAANADLRVGLAGTSGGITEAKVGRGTPWAAPMVAMLPLAVLMQLVTTAEMLPVERLLALGFLNAVEATPQAVRERALGYARAIAANAPLSVQAAKAGLLASVELGAQAGYARSREQHRAVYASEDAQEGPRAFAEKRPPRWQGR; this comes from the coding sequence GTGACACCTGCCAACCCGTCTGCCGAGGCCGATTTCACGGTCCAGTTCGCCGTCGCCGACGGCGTCGCCACCGTGACGCTCAACCGCCCCGAGCGGCGCAACGCCCTGTCGATGGCCGCCAACCGCCGGCTGTTCCAGCTCTGGGGCCAGATCGATGCCGACCCGGCGATCCGGGCCGTCATCCTCACCAGCGCCGACTGCGGCACCTTCTGCGCCGGCATGGACCTGCAGGAGGCGGCCGAGCTGCGGCGCAGCACCGGCCGCGACATCCTCGACCTGCTCGACGACCCGTTCTACGAGCGCATGCGCCAGGTGCGGGTGCCGGTCATCGCCGCCATGACCGGCCACTTCACCGCCGCCGGCATGGTGCTGGCGGCCAACGCCGACCTGCGCGTCGGGCTGGCCGGCACCAGCGGCGGCATCACCGAGGCCAAGGTGGGCCGTGGCACGCCCTGGGCCGCGCCGATGGTGGCGATGCTGCCGCTGGCGGTGCTGATGCAGCTGGTGACCACCGCCGAGATGCTGCCGGTCGAGCGCCTGCTGGCGCTCGGCTTCCTCAATGCCGTCGAGGCCACGCCGCAGGCGGTGCGCGAGCGCGCGCTCGGCTACGCCCGCGCCATCGCCGCCAACGCGCCGCTGTCGGTCCAGGCCGCCAAGGCCGGCCTGCTGGCCAGCGTCGAGCTCGGCGCTCAGGCCGGCTATGCCCGCTCGCGCGAGCAGCACCGCGCCGTCTACGCCAGCGAGGACGCCCAGGAAGGCCCGCGCGCCTTCGCCGAGAAGCGGCCGCCGCGCTGGCAGGGCCGCTGA
- a CDS encoding acyclic terpene utilization AtuA family protein: MADKQTVRLGAGSGFWGDALDPAMEVLREGNVDYLCFDFLAELTMALLQRQRQKNPQAGYIPDAVQAMKAMMPLARERGTRLISNGGGVNPRSGAERIVEDARALGLQGTRVALVEGDDLLGRIDELLAAGLRLPHMETGDEDFARVRGRVVAANVYTDASGIVEGLQGGADVVIAGRVSDNALYVGPVMHEFGWRHDAAHADRIAAAITLGHIVECASACSGGMSSRFAEMPHMGRVGFPIVDFHADGSAEIGKVAGSGGRVDAHTVKEHLVYEIADPRAYLMPDGVADFTSLRLQETGPDRVRVSGVRGRGRPDTLKLVIGYQDGWIGESLAFFPWPHAYERALKARETMLERFERMGLQADQVHFDFVGLNVLHGPAAPLPDAKRLADCNEVGLRCAVRTRTAEEAEKVRRAGAHLWIMGPGGTSFGTPMKPRPVVSLWPTLIPRELVRQSVSILEA; encoded by the coding sequence ATGGCCGACAAGCAGACGGTGCGGCTGGGCGCCGGCAGCGGTTTCTGGGGCGACGCCCTGGATCCGGCGATGGAAGTCCTGCGCGAGGGCAACGTCGACTACCTGTGCTTCGACTTCCTCGCCGAACTGACGATGGCGCTGCTGCAGCGCCAGCGGCAGAAGAACCCGCAGGCCGGCTACATCCCGGACGCGGTGCAGGCCATGAAGGCCATGATGCCGCTGGCGCGCGAGCGCGGCACCCGGCTGATCTCCAACGGCGGCGGCGTCAACCCGCGCAGCGGCGCCGAGCGCATCGTCGAGGACGCGCGCGCCCTCGGGCTGCAGGGCACGCGGGTGGCGCTGGTCGAGGGCGACGACCTGCTGGGCCGCATCGACGAGTTGCTGGCGGCGGGCCTGCGGCTGCCGCACATGGAAACCGGCGACGAGGACTTCGCGCGCGTGCGCGGCCGGGTCGTCGCGGCCAACGTCTACACCGATGCCAGCGGCATCGTCGAGGGGCTGCAGGGCGGTGCCGACGTGGTGATCGCCGGCCGGGTCTCGGACAACGCGCTCTACGTCGGCCCGGTGATGCACGAGTTCGGCTGGCGCCACGACGCCGCCCACGCCGACCGCATCGCCGCCGCCATCACGCTGGGCCACATCGTCGAGTGCGCCTCGGCCTGCAGCGGCGGCATGTCGTCGCGCTTCGCCGAGATGCCCCACATGGGCCGGGTGGGCTTTCCCATCGTCGACTTCCATGCCGACGGCAGCGCCGAGATCGGCAAGGTGGCGGGCTCCGGCGGCCGGGTCGATGCCCACACGGTCAAGGAGCACCTGGTCTACGAGATCGCCGACCCGCGCGCCTACCTCATGCCCGACGGCGTGGCCGACTTCACCTCGCTGCGGCTGCAGGAGACGGGTCCGGACCGCGTGCGCGTCAGCGGCGTGCGCGGCCGCGGCCGGCCCGACACCCTGAAGCTGGTGATCGGCTATCAGGACGGCTGGATCGGCGAGAGCCTGGCCTTCTTCCCCTGGCCGCATGCCTACGAGCGGGCGCTCAAGGCGCGCGAGACCATGCTGGAGCGCTTCGAGCGCATGGGCCTGCAGGCCGACCAGGTGCACTTCGACTTCGTCGGCCTGAACGTGCTGCACGGCCCGGCCGCGCCGCTGCCCGACGCGAAGCGGCTGGCCGACTGCAACGAGGTCGGCCTGCGCTGCGCGGTGCGCACACGCACGGCGGAGGAGGCCGAGAAGGTGCGCCGCGCCGGCGCCCACCTGTGGATCATGGGTCCCGGCGGCACCTCGTTCGGCACGCCCATGAAGCCGCGCCCGGTGGTCTCGCTGTGGCCGACGCTGATCCCGCGCGAGCTGGTGCGCCAGTCCGTCAGCATCCTGGAGGCATGA
- a CDS encoding CaiB/BaiF CoA transferase family protein: MAAAALPLAGVRVLDLTRILAGPWATQNLADLGAEVIKIENPNGGDDTRRMGPPFVHDAQTGEEADAAYFLSCNRGKESVAIDIASAEGRKLVRALAAKCDVLIENYKVGGLAKYGLDYASLHAELPQLVYCSITGFGQTGPYAERAGYDYLIQGMGGLMSVTGEPDGAPGGGPQRAGVALADILSGMYAALAIVAALRHRDQGGGGQHIDIGMLDVQAACLANQAMNYLTTGQVPQRMGNGHPNIAPYQAFRASDGHLILAVGNDTQFRKMAQAMGQPAISEDPRFRTIALRVANRAALIPLLAEVIATRTIAEWVATMEAVDVPCGPINTIDRVFADPQLRSRGGRLDLPHLRCGEVPSVANPIHFSDTPVQYRNGPPALGQHTGEVLRRVLGADDEQLRAWDRQGVTKDFTR; the protein is encoded by the coding sequence ATGGCCGCCGCTGCGCTCCCCCTCGCCGGCGTCCGCGTCCTCGACCTGACGCGCATCCTGGCCGGCCCCTGGGCCACCCAGAACCTGGCCGACCTGGGCGCCGAGGTGATCAAGATCGAGAACCCGAACGGCGGCGACGACACCCGCCGCATGGGGCCGCCGTTCGTGCACGACGCCCAGACCGGCGAGGAGGCCGACGCGGCCTACTTCCTGTCCTGCAACCGCGGCAAGGAATCGGTCGCCATCGACATCGCCAGCGCCGAAGGCCGCAAGCTGGTGCGGGCGCTGGCCGCCAAGTGCGACGTGCTGATCGAGAACTACAAGGTCGGCGGCCTGGCCAAATACGGCCTCGACTACGCCTCGCTGCACGCCGAGCTGCCCCAGCTGGTGTACTGCTCCATCACCGGCTTCGGCCAGACCGGCCCCTACGCCGAGCGGGCCGGCTACGACTACCTGATCCAGGGCATGGGCGGCCTCATGAGCGTGACCGGCGAGCCCGACGGTGCGCCGGGCGGCGGGCCGCAGCGCGCCGGCGTGGCGCTGGCCGACATCCTGAGCGGGATGTACGCGGCGCTGGCCATCGTGGCGGCGCTGCGCCACCGCGACCAGGGCGGCGGCGGCCAGCACATCGACATCGGCATGCTGGACGTGCAGGCCGCCTGCCTGGCCAACCAGGCGATGAACTACCTCACCACCGGCCAGGTGCCCCAGCGCATGGGCAACGGCCATCCCAACATCGCCCCCTACCAGGCCTTCCGCGCCTCCGACGGTCACCTGATCCTGGCGGTGGGCAACGACACCCAGTTCCGCAAGATGGCGCAGGCGATGGGCCAGCCGGCGATCAGCGAGGACCCGCGCTTCCGCACCATCGCGCTGCGGGTGGCCAACCGCGCCGCCCTCATCCCGCTGCTGGCCGAGGTCATCGCCACCCGCACCATCGCCGAGTGGGTGGCCACCATGGAGGCGGTGGACGTGCCGTGCGGGCCGATCAACACCATCGACCGCGTGTTCGCCGACCCGCAGCTGCGCTCGCGCGGCGGGCGGCTGGACCTGCCGCACCTGCGCTGCGGCGAAGTGCCCTCGGTCGCCAACCCGATCCACTTCTCCGACACCCCGGTGCAGTACCGCAACGGCCCGCCGGCGCTGGGCCAGCACACCGGCGAGGTGCTGCGGCGCGTGCTGGGCGCCGACGACGAGCAACTGCGCGCCTGGGACCGCCAGGGCGTCACCAAGGACTTCACACGATGA